A window from Chitinophaga filiformis encodes these proteins:
- a CDS encoding YegJ family protein produces the protein MGFLSKIFGRRNNAGTEDQLPVVHIADDDERMNWAIEKANATLHYFQTCLQEPEPEQQYFSVKVLIDDGVNREHLWLISPSFDEEGNLYGIVGNKPVYVNSVSVDQKIGIDPRFISDWMIIEDGRLIGGYTIRAIRDGRPVHERPEFDRQVGLYIDEGVDYFVHDFSTPEGAILCLEDAYDEQDIEKALACKNFEEEARLLLLKMNDRFSGKEVLETTADILRTSFVKSLKKDGFPVFKDLRRAYPYRKKITDNLYLITEICIFPDGRKSRQEIYTFKGEDGWRVLNIVE, from the coding sequence ATGGGTTTTTTATCAAAAATCTTTGGTAGACGGAACAATGCCGGCACTGAAGATCAATTACCGGTTGTGCACATAGCTGATGATGATGAACGTATGAATTGGGCTATTGAAAAAGCCAACGCCACCTTACATTATTTCCAGACCTGTTTGCAGGAGCCGGAGCCCGAACAGCAATATTTTTCCGTAAAAGTGCTGATCGACGATGGTGTGAACCGCGAACATCTCTGGCTGATCTCCCCCAGTTTCGACGAAGAAGGGAACCTGTATGGAATAGTAGGGAATAAGCCGGTTTATGTTAACTCCGTTTCGGTCGATCAGAAGATCGGTATCGATCCGCGTTTTATTTCCGACTGGATGATCATTGAAGACGGAAGGCTGATAGGAGGTTATACCATCCGCGCTATCCGCGATGGCCGGCCGGTACACGAACGGCCTGAATTTGACAGGCAGGTAGGCTTATACATCGATGAAGGAGTTGATTATTTCGTACACGATTTTTCCACACCGGAAGGCGCTATTCTATGCCTGGAAGACGCCTACGATGAGCAGGATATAGAAAAGGCCCTTGCCTGTAAAAACTTTGAAGAGGAAGCCAGATTGCTGTTGCTGAAAATGAATGACAGATTCAGTGGAAAGGAAGTATTGGAAACTACTGCCGACATTTTACGCACATCATTCGTCAAAAGCCTGAAAAAAGATGGATTCCCGGTTTTCAAAGACCTGCGCCGCGCATATCCTTATCGTAAAAAGATCACGGACAATCTTTACCTGATCACGGAAATATGCATTTTCCCTGATGGCAGGAAAAGCAGGCAGGAGATCTACACCTTTAAAGGCGAAGACGGTTGGAGAGTACTAAACATAGTAGAATAA
- a CDS encoding Gfo/Idh/MocA family protein, with the protein MMKKILSQSFLLLFAAFTATAQKPLNVGVAGLSHDHVHLLMHQWKKGQVTIAGIAEADAQLVARYKKSYQLPDSLFYPDLNTLLAHKHPDAVLGYNPVAEHINIVEACAPKGIPVMVEKPLATTVAQAEIMAALARKHHIPLLTNFETTWYNTNQYVYDMVKKQDAIGPVRKMVVHDGHEGPREIGCSEDFLRWLTDPVKNGGGALMDFGCYGANLMTWLMDGKAPVAVTAVARHIKPSVYPKVEDDATILLEYPEATGIIEASWNWPFSIKDWEVFGKSGYLHALNPKELQQRNKAEYQSVKVPEAAYTDNITYLAAVLNGTLKPGNDLSSLENNLIVVRILEAARTSVKEGKRVVLK; encoded by the coding sequence ATGATGAAGAAGATCTTAAGTCAAAGCTTTTTGCTTTTGTTCGCCGCTTTTACTGCAACTGCACAAAAACCACTTAATGTGGGAGTAGCGGGTTTATCGCACGACCATGTACACCTGCTGATGCATCAGTGGAAAAAAGGTCAGGTAACCATCGCCGGTATTGCCGAAGCAGATGCGCAACTGGTAGCCCGTTACAAGAAAAGCTACCAGCTGCCCGATTCCCTTTTCTATCCCGATCTGAATACCCTGCTGGCGCACAAACACCCGGATGCGGTATTGGGTTATAACCCGGTGGCAGAGCATATCAACATCGTAGAGGCCTGCGCTCCGAAGGGCATCCCCGTGATGGTAGAAAAACCATTAGCCACCACCGTAGCCCAGGCGGAAATAATGGCGGCGCTGGCAAGGAAACATCATATTCCCCTGCTGACCAACTTCGAAACTACCTGGTACAATACCAACCAATACGTGTACGATATGGTAAAAAAGCAGGATGCTATCGGCCCGGTGCGTAAAATGGTGGTACACGACGGTCATGAAGGTCCACGGGAGATAGGTTGCAGTGAAGACTTCCTGCGCTGGCTGACTGACCCTGTGAAGAATGGGGGAGGAGCGCTGATGGATTTCGGCTGTTATGGCGCCAACCTGATGACCTGGCTGATGGATGGCAAAGCGCCTGTCGCTGTTACAGCGGTAGCCCGCCATATCAAACCGTCCGTTTATCCTAAGGTGGAAGACGACGCAACCATCCTGCTGGAATATCCTGAGGCTACCGGTATCATAGAAGCGTCCTGGAACTGGCCCTTCAGTATCAAAGACTGGGAGGTTTTCGGTAAATCAGGTTACCTGCATGCACTGAACCCTAAAGAGCTGCAACAACGTAATAAAGCTGAATATCAGTCCGTTAAAGTGCCGGAAGCAGCCTATACCGATAATATTACATATCTTGCGGCGGTGCTGAATGGTACCCTGAAGCCAGGTAATGACCTGTCTTCCCTGGAAAACAACCTGATCGTGGTACGCATCCTGGAAGCCGCCCGTACATCTGTGAAGGAAGGAAAACGTGTTGTTCTTAAGTAA
- the leuC gene encoding 3-isopropylmalate dehydratase large subunit, translated as MGKTLFDKIWDSHVVVSKPGFPDAVYINTHFIHEVTSPQAFDGLRKRGIPVFRTAKTRATADHNVPTIDQHLPIKEALSRKQVEMLTTNTKEFGVELYGLGHPYQGIVHVIGPELGITLPGMTIVCGDSHTSTHGAFGAIAFGIGTSEVEQVLATQCILQYRPKRMKIEVNGKLKKGVVSKDIILYIISKISASGATGYFVEYAGEAIRSLSMEARMTICNMSIEMGARGGLIAPDETTFEYIKGREFAPKGADWDKALAYWKTLYTDADAAFDEVLTFDAADIEPMITYGTNPGMGIGVTQHIPTLESLEDKEKPSFRKSLDYMGLEPGAGLLGKKVDYVFIGSCTNSRIEDLRMVADFVKGKKKAEDVVVWIVPGSKQVEAQAKKEGIDKIFEEAGFNLRQPGCSACLGMNEDKVPAGMYCISTSNRNFEGRQGPNARTFLASPLSAAAAAITGKVTDVRELV; from the coding sequence ATGGGAAAAACATTATTTGACAAGATCTGGGACAGCCACGTGGTGGTTAGCAAGCCCGGCTTTCCGGATGCAGTATACATCAACACGCATTTTATTCACGAAGTGACCAGTCCGCAGGCTTTTGACGGACTGCGCAAAAGGGGGATACCGGTTTTCCGTACTGCTAAAACCAGGGCTACGGCAGACCATAATGTACCTACCATCGATCAGCACCTGCCTATTAAAGAGGCCCTGAGCCGCAAACAGGTAGAAATGCTGACCACCAACACTAAAGAGTTCGGCGTGGAACTGTACGGTCTGGGACACCCTTACCAGGGTATTGTACACGTGATCGGGCCCGAACTGGGTATTACCCTGCCGGGAATGACCATTGTGTGCGGCGACAGCCATACCAGCACGCACGGCGCCTTCGGTGCAATTGCCTTCGGTATCGGTACTTCCGAGGTGGAGCAGGTACTGGCTACCCAGTGTATCCTCCAATACCGTCCAAAACGCATGAAGATCGAGGTGAACGGTAAACTGAAAAAGGGCGTGGTGTCCAAGGATATTATCCTGTATATCATCTCTAAAATATCCGCTTCCGGTGCTACCGGCTATTTTGTGGAATATGCCGGAGAGGCTATCCGCAGCCTGAGCATGGAAGCCCGCATGACCATCTGTAACATGAGCATCGAAATGGGTGCCCGCGGTGGTCTGATCGCTCCTGACGAAACTACTTTCGAATATATTAAAGGCCGTGAGTTTGCTCCTAAGGGGGCCGACTGGGATAAGGCGCTGGCTTACTGGAAGACGCTGTATACCGATGCAGATGCTGCCTTCGACGAAGTACTGACCTTTGACGCGGCTGATATCGAACCAATGATCACCTACGGTACCAATCCGGGTATGGGTATCGGTGTAACCCAGCACATTCCTACACTGGAAAGTTTGGAAGACAAGGAAAAGCCATCTTTCAGGAAATCCCTGGATTACATGGGCCTGGAACCAGGCGCCGGACTGCTGGGTAAAAAGGTGGATTATGTGTTCATCGGTAGCTGTACCAACTCCCGCATTGAAGACCTCCGCATGGTGGCCGACTTTGTAAAAGGGAAGAAAAAGGCTGAAGATGTAGTGGTATGGATCGTGCCCGGTTCTAAACAGGTGGAAGCGCAAGCCAAGAAAGAAGGTATCGACAAAATATTTGAAGAAGCCGGATTCAATTTACGTCAGCCGGGTTGCTCTGCCTGTCTGGGTATGAACGAAGATAAGGTGCCTGCAGGGATGTATTGCATCTCTACTTCCAACCGTAACTTCGAAGGCCGTCAGGGACCCAATGCCCGCACCTTCCTGGCCAGCCCGCTGTCAGCAGCGGCAGCAGCCATTACCGGTAAAGTAACAGACGTAAGAGAACTGGTATAA
- a CDS encoding methyltransferase domain-containing protein — protein MSWNAELYKEKHAFVFEYGNSLIEWLQPKEGENILDLGCGTGELTSQIAATGAKVTGLDSSPSMIASAQQHFPDITFRVGDATSFSLPEKFDAVFTNATLHWIRQQEKALDRIWQHLKPGGRLVLEMGGKGNVDDILGALEKALHNRGYAYKAFWYFPSVGEYTTLLEEYDFRVNQVLYFDRETELADPENGIVEWLQMFGSHFLEQVPEEDRLPVLQEAQEALRATNFRDGKWYSKYVRLRVKAEKINSDL, from the coding sequence ATGTCCTGGAACGCAGAATTATATAAGGAAAAGCACGCTTTTGTATTCGAATACGGCAATAGCCTGATCGAATGGCTGCAGCCAAAGGAAGGGGAGAACATCCTGGACCTGGGCTGCGGTACCGGCGAGCTGACATCCCAGATAGCGGCCACCGGTGCAAAGGTAACGGGGCTGGATAGCTCCCCGAGCATGATCGCCAGTGCGCAGCAGCACTTCCCGGATATCACCTTCAGGGTGGGAGACGCCACCTCCTTTTCCCTGCCGGAAAAGTTTGATGCAGTGTTCACAAACGCGACCCTGCACTGGATACGTCAGCAGGAGAAAGCGCTGGACCGCATCTGGCAGCACCTGAAACCCGGAGGACGGCTGGTGCTGGAAATGGGTGGTAAAGGGAATGTGGACGACATCCTGGGAGCGCTGGAAAAAGCCCTGCACAACAGGGGCTATGCCTACAAAGCATTCTGGTATTTCCCTTCCGTAGGAGAATATACAACCCTGCTGGAAGAATATGATTTCCGCGTGAACCAGGTACTTTACTTTGACCGTGAAACCGAACTGGCAGACCCTGAGAATGGTATTGTGGAATGGCTGCAGATGTTCGGATCACATTTCCTGGAACAGGTACCGGAAGAGGACAGATTGCCTGTCCTGCAGGAGGCACAGGAAGCCTTAAGGGCTACCAACTTCCGCGACGGTAAATGGTACTCGAAGTATGTGCGCTTACGTGTAAAAGCAGAAAAAATTAATTCGGATCTTTAA
- the leuD gene encoding 3-isopropylmalate dehydratase small subunit has product MSKNFQHLVSTAVPIAIENIDTDQIIPARFLKATTRDGFGENLFRDWRYESNNEPKKDFVLNNPIYKGEILVAGKNFGCGSSREHAAWAIADYGFKVVISSFFADIFKNNALNNFILPIQVTDEFLDKIFTAIEKDPAAKLEVDLEKQTLKIAATGEETRFDINPYKKTCLMNGYDDIDYLLSLRKEIEAYEASREFNF; this is encoded by the coding sequence ATGAGTAAGAATTTTCAACATCTGGTTTCCACCGCAGTTCCTATTGCGATAGAAAATATTGATACTGATCAGATCATCCCTGCCCGTTTCCTGAAAGCAACAACAAGGGACGGCTTTGGAGAAAATCTCTTCCGTGACTGGCGTTATGAAAGCAACAACGAGCCTAAAAAGGACTTTGTGCTGAACAATCCCATCTACAAAGGTGAGATCCTGGTAGCAGGTAAGAACTTCGGTTGTGGCTCCTCCCGCGAGCACGCAGCCTGGGCTATTGCCGACTATGGTTTCAAGGTAGTGATCAGCAGCTTCTTCGCTGATATCTTCAAGAACAATGCACTGAACAACTTTATCCTGCCTATCCAGGTGACTGACGAGTTCCTGGACAAGATCTTCACCGCTATCGAAAAAGATCCTGCTGCCAAACTGGAAGTAGACCTGGAAAAGCAGACACTGAAGATTGCTGCTACAGGTGAGGAAACACGTTTCGATATCAATCCTTACAAGAAGACATGCCTGATGAATGGCTATGATGATATTGACTACCTGTTGAGCCTTCGTAAGGAAATAGAAGCCTACGAAGCCAGCCGTGAGTTTAATTTTTAA
- the leuB gene encoding 3-isopropylmalate dehydrogenase gives MGVDKKILVIPGDGIGQEVTAWGQKVLETIAVNYKHNFVFEEGIMGHVAIEATGNPLPDETLDKARKSDAILFGAIGHAKYDNDPTLKVRPEQGLLKIRKELGLYANLRPIKLFDELLEASSIKPEILRGADILFFRELTGDVYFGEKKRSEDRNTASDLMIYHRYEVERIARKAYEAARNRRKKLCSVDKANVLESSRLWREVVQEIAKEYPDVETEHMFIDNAAMQLVKDPKRFDVVLTANLFGDILTDEASQIAGSMGMLASASVGDSTGFYEPIHGSAHDIAGKGIANPLASILSAALMLDISFGLKTESLRVIKAVEATLKQGFRTMDIANKHTENHFVMGTDAMGAKVLENLS, from the coding sequence ATGGGCGTAGACAAAAAGATACTGGTAATTCCCGGTGATGGTATCGGACAGGAAGTAACTGCCTGGGGCCAGAAAGTACTGGAAACAATTGCTGTAAATTACAAGCACAACTTTGTTTTTGAAGAAGGCATAATGGGGCATGTTGCAATCGAAGCTACCGGTAATCCGCTGCCTGATGAAACACTGGACAAAGCCCGCAAAAGTGATGCGATCCTCTTTGGTGCTATTGGTCATGCCAAATACGATAATGACCCTACACTGAAGGTCCGCCCTGAACAGGGATTGCTGAAGATCCGCAAAGAGCTTGGTTTATATGCCAATCTGCGGCCTATAAAGTTGTTTGATGAACTGCTGGAAGCATCCAGCATTAAGCCGGAAATACTCCGCGGAGCAGACATCCTGTTCTTCCGTGAGCTGACCGGTGATGTGTACTTTGGTGAAAAGAAACGTTCGGAAGATCGTAACACTGCTTCTGACCTGATGATCTATCATCGTTATGAAGTAGAACGCATCGCCCGCAAAGCATATGAAGCTGCCCGCAACCGCCGTAAAAAGCTGTGCTCTGTGGATAAAGCGAATGTACTGGAATCCAGCCGCCTGTGGCGCGAGGTAGTACAGGAGATCGCTAAAGAATATCCTGATGTGGAAACAGAACATATGTTCATTGATAATGCCGCTATGCAGCTGGTGAAAGATCCTAAACGTTTTGATGTGGTGCTGACAGCTAACCTGTTTGGCGACATCCTGACCGACGAGGCTTCACAGATCGCCGGTTCCATGGGTATGCTGGCGTCTGCTTCTGTAGGCGACAGTACAGGTTTCTATGAGCCGATCCATGGTTCTGCGCATGACATTGCAGGTAAAGGTATTGCCAACCCGCTGGCCTCTATCCTGTCTGCCGCACTGATGCTCGATATTTCTTTCGGACTCAAAACAGAATCACTGCGTGTGATCAAGGCAGTAGAAGCAACATTGAAACAAGGCTTCCGTACCATGGATATTGCCAACAAGCATACGGAAAATCACTTCGTGATGGGTACAGATGCAATGGGCGCAAAAGTGTTGGAAAACCTGAGTTAA
- a CDS encoding 2-isopropylmalate synthase has product MSDKNRVYVFDTTLRDGEQVPGCQLTTVEKIEVAKELEALGVDVIEAGFPISSPGDFQSVVEISKAVSEPVICALTRANTMDIDAAAEALRFAKRKRIHTGIGASDMHIKYKFNSTREDILKRAVDAVKYARKYVDDIEFYAEDAGRADNEYLARMIEAVIAAGATVVNIPDTNGYCLPDQYGAKIKYLVDNVSNIDKAIISVHCHNDLGLATANTIAGVMNGARQVECTINGIGERAGNTSLEEVAMILKTHHAMGYHTGINSKRIYGISNMVETMMRMPVQPNKAIVGRNAFAHSSGIHQDGVLKHRENYEILNPEDVGIESNAIILTARSGRHALKHHLERLGYKLDKINLDEVYQRFLIMADQKKDINDADLQELMGDGDDTNYDDKAIKVTLLQVVCGDPLRPMATVKLKINGEEKEASSAGNGPVDAAINAIHEIIKDQIDIDEFNIQSMRGGSKDVSKVNMRVKHNGQSYYGYGYSTDIVNASMHAYVDALNKIY; this is encoded by the coding sequence ATGAGCGATAAAAATCGTGTATACGTCTTCGATACTACTCTCCGTGACGGTGAACAGGTGCCTGGCTGCCAGCTTACAACTGTTGAAAAGATCGAGGTAGCGAAAGAACTGGAAGCGCTGGGAGTAGATGTTATTGAAGCCGGGTTCCCGATCTCCAGTCCCGGCGATTTTCAAAGCGTCGTTGAAATATCCAAAGCGGTAAGCGAACCTGTTATCTGTGCGCTGACACGCGCCAATACTATGGATATCGATGCAGCTGCAGAAGCGCTCCGTTTTGCCAAACGTAAGCGTATCCATACAGGTATCGGTGCTTCCGATATGCACATCAAATACAAATTCAACAGTACCCGCGAAGACATCCTGAAACGCGCCGTAGATGCCGTTAAGTATGCCCGCAAGTATGTGGATGATATTGAATTCTATGCAGAAGACGCAGGCCGTGCCGACAATGAATACCTGGCAAGAATGATCGAAGCCGTGATTGCTGCAGGTGCTACAGTAGTGAACATTCCTGATACGAATGGTTACTGCCTGCCCGACCAGTATGGCGCGAAGATCAAATACCTGGTAGACAATGTGTCTAACATCGATAAAGCTATCATCTCCGTGCATTGCCATAATGACCTCGGTCTGGCTACTGCCAATACCATTGCAGGTGTGATGAATGGCGCCCGTCAGGTGGAATGTACCATCAACGGTATCGGTGAGCGTGCCGGTAATACTTCCCTCGAAGAAGTGGCTATGATCCTGAAAACCCATCATGCAATGGGTTATCACACCGGTATCAACTCAAAACGTATCTATGGTATCAGCAACATGGTAGAAACCATGATGCGTATGCCGGTACAGCCTAATAAGGCTATCGTGGGGCGTAATGCTTTCGCACACAGCTCCGGTATTCACCAGGATGGCGTGCTGAAACACCGTGAGAACTATGAGATCCTGAATCCTGAGGACGTAGGTATCGAATCCAATGCGATCATCCTGACAGCACGTAGCGGCCGTCACGCATTGAAACATCACCTGGAGCGCCTGGGTTATAAACTGGATAAGATCAACCTGGATGAAGTATACCAGCGCTTCCTCATCATGGCCGATCAGAAGAAGGACATCAACGATGCCGATCTGCAGGAACTGATGGGCGATGGAGATGATACGAACTATGACGATAAAGCGATCAAGGTAACACTGCTGCAGGTGGTATGCGGAGACCCGCTGCGCCCGATGGCAACAGTAAAACTGAAGATCAACGGTGAAGAGAAAGAAGCTAGTTCCGCAGGTAATGGTCCTGTAGATGCCGCTATCAATGCTATTCACGAGATCATCAAAGATCAGATTGATATTGATGAATTCAATATTCAGTCTATGCGCGGTGGTAGTAAAGATGTGAGCAAAGTGAACATGCGTGTGAAACACAATGGCCAGTCTTACTATGGCTATGGTTACTCTACCGACATCGTGAACGCTTCCATGCACGCATATGTGGATGCACTGAACAAGAT